One window from the genome of Periophthalmus magnuspinnatus isolate fPerMag1 chromosome 18, fPerMag1.2.pri, whole genome shotgun sequence encodes:
- the LOC117386092 gene encoding ubiquitin carboxyl-terminal hydrolase 37-like, whose amino-acid sequence MWSPPNPADGVRGCGVSWDFLQKRTDLHQEKGVSSGSGNTSPSKPGMKFNLECFGLPNIGNSCYLNATVQSLMTLEPFMMSMSSQENLWRDNTEAGLLRHLHALREARYSTDMDQRVRLVVSLKALIASKALEYTGFQQKDAHEFLTVLLEQIQSLRPTMQSFASSLGTIYSCPVQNLIFNMDWTRTCQRCGTGSSQTQIFNSLSLTLHRGATTQELLEDNLKATELQFKCICGSEISHQQTSFSTLPNVLILRLKRIRYSPSYELEKVSDAVHLNRDIVVTSRDDAGCFSLVGITSHIGSSPHYGHYIFDGRDMSDSPHEPDGWLSYNDDHVERCTGSQVCRSRQSIAYMLFYQRVVCN is encoded by the exons ATGTGGAGCCCTCCAAACCCCGCAGATGGTGTTCGTGGCTGCGGCGTGTCCTGGGATTTTCTTCA AAAAAGGACCGACCTCCATCAAGAAAAGGGAGTCTCCTCAGGTTCTGGCAA CACCAGTCCCTCTAAGCCTGGGATGAAGTTCAACCTGGAATGCTTTGG ACTGCCCAACATTGGAAACAGTTGTTATCTGAACGCCACTGTCCAGAGCCTCATGACCTTAGAGCCGTTTATGATGAGCATGAGCTCTCAGGAGAACCTCTGGAGGGACAACACAGAGGCAGGTCTGTTGAG ACATCTTCATGCCCTCCGAGAGGCCAGATACTCCACTGACATGGACCAGAGGGTGAGGCTGGTGGTCTCTTTGAAGGCCCTCATTGCATCCAAGGCCCTGGAGTACACAGggtttcaacagaaa gatgcTCACGAGTTTCTTACCGTGTTGTTGGAACAAATTCAAAGTTTGAGGCCAACAATGCAGAGCTTTGCCTCCAGCCTGGGCACGATCTACAGCTGCCCAGTGCAAAATCTGATCTTCAAcatggactggaccaggacctgcCAGAG GTGTGGAACAGGCTCGTCTCAAACGCAGATCTTTAACAGCCTGTCTTTGACTCTGCACCGCGGTGCTACAACTCAGGAGCTTCTTGAGGATAATTTAAAA GCCACAGAGCTGCAGTTTAAGTGCATATGTGGATCTGAAATCTCACACCAGCAAACATCCTTTTCAACACTGCCAAA TGTTCTCATTCTCCGCCTGAAGAGAATCAGATATTCGCCCTCATACGAGCTGGAGAAAGTGAGTGATGCCGTACATCTGAACAGAGACATCGTGGTGACATCAAGAGAC GACGCAGGATGTTTCAGTTTGGTGGGGATCACTTCCCACATTGGATCCTCTCCCCACTATG GACACTACATCTTTGATGGGCGAGACATGTCCGACAGTCCCCATGAGCCTGATGGGTGGCTGTCGTATAATGACGACCACGTGGAGAGGTGCACTGGGAGCCAGGTctgcaggagcagacagagcatTGCATATATGCTCTTTTACCAGAGGGTCGTCTGCAACTAG